A single region of the Populus nigra chromosome 2, ddPopNigr1.1, whole genome shotgun sequence genome encodes:
- the LOC133682443 gene encoding polygalacturonate 4-alpha-galacturonosyltransferase-like isoform X1 has translation MALKRGLSSSGVNKNRSGGGGSRLPIILVIFFCFLSPLIFFVGRRLIITSSSADQNNNNNNAVGSGKQQLDWRERLALQHVKPLFSKEVIDVIASSTADLGPLSLDSLKKNKLSASWKVIGGETPVDNKAASETNQTATVVKQEASKGKVDNISEDNARSGDTPAKLARRQLREKRREKRVAELLRQDDEATARLENAAIERSKLVDGAVLGKYSIWRKEMDNENSDSTVRLMRDQMIMARVYLSIAKMKNKRDLLQELQTRLKESQRALGESSADSDLHPSAPGKLKAMGQVLSKAREQLYDCKLVTGKLRAMLQTADEQVRSLKKQSTFLSQLAAKTVPNGIHCLSMRLTIDYYLLPLEKRKFPRSENLENPNLYHYALFSDNVLAASVVVNSTIMNAKDSTKHVFHLVTDKLNFGAMNMWFLLNPPGKATIHVENVDEFKWLNSSYCPVLRQLESAAMKEYYFKANHPTSLSSGSSNLKYRNPKYLSMLNHLRFYLPQVYPKLDKILFLDDDIVVQKDLTKLWSVDLNGKVNGAVETCGESFHRFDKYLNFSNPHIARHFDPNACGWAYGMNIFDLKVWKKKDITGIYHKWQNMNEDRVLWKLGTLPPGLITFYNLTHPLQKSWHVLGLGYNPSIDRSEIENAAVVHYNGNMKPWLELAMTKYRPYWTKYIKYDHPYLRNCNLSE, from the exons ATGGCGTTGAAGCGGGGATTATCAAGTTCGGGCGTGAACAAGAACcgaagtggtggtggtggatctAGATTGCCGATTATACTCGTGATTTTCTTCTGCTTTTTGTCGCCGTTGATTTTCTTTGTCGGTCGACGACTCATTATAACAAGCTCCTCTGCTG atcaaaataataataataataatgcagtTGGTTCTGGTAAGCAG CAATTGGATTGGAGAGAACGGCTGGCCTTGCAACATGTGAAGCCTCTTTTCTCAAAAGAG GTCATTGATGTTATCGCATCCAGCACAGCTGATTTGGGGCCTTTGAGTCttgattctttaaaaaaaaacaagttgtctGCCTCGTGGAAAGTTATTGGTGGAGAGACTCCAGTCGACAATAAGGCTGCTTCTGAG ACAAACCAAACAGCTACGGTTGTCAAGCAGGAAGCATCTAAGGGAAAAGTTGACAACATTTCTG AAGATAATGCTCGATCCGGTGACACACCTGCAAAACTAGCTCGAAGG CAATTGAGGGAGAAAAGACGTGAAAAACGTGTTGCAGAGTTACTGCGGCAAGATGACGAAGCAACTGCAAGACTTGAAAATGCAGCCATTGAACGCTCTAAATTAGTTGATGGCGCTGTTTTGGGAAAATACAGTATATGGAGGAAAGAAATGGATAATGAGAACTCTGATTCAACAGTACGCTTAATGCGGGATCAGATGATAATGGCAAGGGTGTATTTGAGCATTGCAAAGATGAAAAACAAGCGTGACTTGCTACAGGAACTTCAGACTCGGCTCAAAGAGAGTCAGCGTGCCCTTGGAGAGTCATCGGCTGATTCTGATCTACATCCCAG tgCACCTGGAAAGTTAAAAGCAATGGGCCAAGTTCTGTCAAAAGCAAGAGAGCAATTGTATGACTGCAAGTTGGTTACTGGAAAGCTCAGAGCAATGCTTCAAACAGCAGATGAACAAGTTAGGAGCTTAAAAAAACAGAGCACATTCCTGAGTCAACTGGCTGCCAAAACAGTTCCTAATGGAATCCATTGCTTGTCTATGCGCCTAACAATTGACTACTACCTCCTTCCTCTTGAGAAGAGAAAGTTTCCTAGAAGTGAGAATTTGGAAAATCCAAATCTTTATCATTATGCCCTCTTCTCTGACAATGTCTTGGCTGCATCAGTTGTTGTCAACTCAACCATCATGAATGCCAAG GATTCTACCAAACATGTCTTCCATCTTGTTACTGATAAACTCAACTTTGGAGCGATGAATATGTGGTTTCTACTGAACCCTCCTGGAAAAGCTACTATCCatgttgaaaatgttgatgaatTCAAGTGGCTCAATTCATCCTACTGCCCAGTTCTGCGCCAGCTTGAATCTGCTGCAATGAAAGAGTATTACTTCAAAGCAAATCATCCAACTTCTCTCTCATCTGGCTCTTCAAATCTGAAGTATCGAAATCCTAAGTATCTTTCAATGCTTAACCACTTGAGGTTCTATCTCCCACAGGTCTATCCCAAGTTGGATAAGATCCTGTTTCTTGATGATGACATTGTTGTGCAGAAAGATTTAACTAAATTGTGGTCAGTGGATCTAAATGGAAAAGTGAATGGGGCAGTGGAAACCTGTGGTGAAAGTTTTCACCGGTTTGATAAGTACCTTAACTTTTCAAATCCCCATATTGCCAGACACTTTGATCCAAATGCTTGTGGGTGGGCATATGGGATGAATATTTTTGATCTTAAGGTGTGGAAAAAGAAGGATATTACAGGAATATATCACAAGTGGCAAAACATG AATGAAGACAGGGTACTGTGGAAGCTTGGGACATTGCCTCCAGGGCTGATTACATTTTATAATCTGACACATCCTCTTCAGAAATCATGGCATGTGCTTGGATTGGGTTATAATCCAAGCATTGATAGgtcagaaattgaaaatgcagcTGTTGTCCACTATAACGGTAACATGAAGCCATGGCTGGAGTTAGCAATGACTAAATATCGACCATATTGGACCAAGTACATCAAGTATGATCATCCATACCTTCGAAATTGCAACCTAAGCGAGTGA
- the LOC133682443 gene encoding polygalacturonate 4-alpha-galacturonosyltransferase-like isoform X2, which translates to MALKRGLSSSGVNKNRSGGGGSRLPIILVIFFCFLSPLIFFVGRRLIITSSSADQNNNNNNAVGSGKQQLDWRERLALQHVKPLFSKEVIDVIASSTADLGPLSLDSLKKNKLSASWKVIGGETPVDNKAASETNQTATVVKQEASKGKVDNISDNARSGDTPAKLARRQLREKRREKRVAELLRQDDEATARLENAAIERSKLVDGAVLGKYSIWRKEMDNENSDSTVRLMRDQMIMARVYLSIAKMKNKRDLLQELQTRLKESQRALGESSADSDLHPSAPGKLKAMGQVLSKAREQLYDCKLVTGKLRAMLQTADEQVRSLKKQSTFLSQLAAKTVPNGIHCLSMRLTIDYYLLPLEKRKFPRSENLENPNLYHYALFSDNVLAASVVVNSTIMNAKDSTKHVFHLVTDKLNFGAMNMWFLLNPPGKATIHVENVDEFKWLNSSYCPVLRQLESAAMKEYYFKANHPTSLSSGSSNLKYRNPKYLSMLNHLRFYLPQVYPKLDKILFLDDDIVVQKDLTKLWSVDLNGKVNGAVETCGESFHRFDKYLNFSNPHIARHFDPNACGWAYGMNIFDLKVWKKKDITGIYHKWQNMNEDRVLWKLGTLPPGLITFYNLTHPLQKSWHVLGLGYNPSIDRSEIENAAVVHYNGNMKPWLELAMTKYRPYWTKYIKYDHPYLRNCNLSE; encoded by the exons ATGGCGTTGAAGCGGGGATTATCAAGTTCGGGCGTGAACAAGAACcgaagtggtggtggtggatctAGATTGCCGATTATACTCGTGATTTTCTTCTGCTTTTTGTCGCCGTTGATTTTCTTTGTCGGTCGACGACTCATTATAACAAGCTCCTCTGCTG atcaaaataataataataataatgcagtTGGTTCTGGTAAGCAG CAATTGGATTGGAGAGAACGGCTGGCCTTGCAACATGTGAAGCCTCTTTTCTCAAAAGAG GTCATTGATGTTATCGCATCCAGCACAGCTGATTTGGGGCCTTTGAGTCttgattctttaaaaaaaaacaagttgtctGCCTCGTGGAAAGTTATTGGTGGAGAGACTCCAGTCGACAATAAGGCTGCTTCTGAG ACAAACCAAACAGCTACGGTTGTCAAGCAGGAAGCATCTAAGGGAAAAGTTGACAACATTTCTG ATAATGCTCGATCCGGTGACACACCTGCAAAACTAGCTCGAAGG CAATTGAGGGAGAAAAGACGTGAAAAACGTGTTGCAGAGTTACTGCGGCAAGATGACGAAGCAACTGCAAGACTTGAAAATGCAGCCATTGAACGCTCTAAATTAGTTGATGGCGCTGTTTTGGGAAAATACAGTATATGGAGGAAAGAAATGGATAATGAGAACTCTGATTCAACAGTACGCTTAATGCGGGATCAGATGATAATGGCAAGGGTGTATTTGAGCATTGCAAAGATGAAAAACAAGCGTGACTTGCTACAGGAACTTCAGACTCGGCTCAAAGAGAGTCAGCGTGCCCTTGGAGAGTCATCGGCTGATTCTGATCTACATCCCAG tgCACCTGGAAAGTTAAAAGCAATGGGCCAAGTTCTGTCAAAAGCAAGAGAGCAATTGTATGACTGCAAGTTGGTTACTGGAAAGCTCAGAGCAATGCTTCAAACAGCAGATGAACAAGTTAGGAGCTTAAAAAAACAGAGCACATTCCTGAGTCAACTGGCTGCCAAAACAGTTCCTAATGGAATCCATTGCTTGTCTATGCGCCTAACAATTGACTACTACCTCCTTCCTCTTGAGAAGAGAAAGTTTCCTAGAAGTGAGAATTTGGAAAATCCAAATCTTTATCATTATGCCCTCTTCTCTGACAATGTCTTGGCTGCATCAGTTGTTGTCAACTCAACCATCATGAATGCCAAG GATTCTACCAAACATGTCTTCCATCTTGTTACTGATAAACTCAACTTTGGAGCGATGAATATGTGGTTTCTACTGAACCCTCCTGGAAAAGCTACTATCCatgttgaaaatgttgatgaatTCAAGTGGCTCAATTCATCCTACTGCCCAGTTCTGCGCCAGCTTGAATCTGCTGCAATGAAAGAGTATTACTTCAAAGCAAATCATCCAACTTCTCTCTCATCTGGCTCTTCAAATCTGAAGTATCGAAATCCTAAGTATCTTTCAATGCTTAACCACTTGAGGTTCTATCTCCCACAGGTCTATCCCAAGTTGGATAAGATCCTGTTTCTTGATGATGACATTGTTGTGCAGAAAGATTTAACTAAATTGTGGTCAGTGGATCTAAATGGAAAAGTGAATGGGGCAGTGGAAACCTGTGGTGAAAGTTTTCACCGGTTTGATAAGTACCTTAACTTTTCAAATCCCCATATTGCCAGACACTTTGATCCAAATGCTTGTGGGTGGGCATATGGGATGAATATTTTTGATCTTAAGGTGTGGAAAAAGAAGGATATTACAGGAATATATCACAAGTGGCAAAACATG AATGAAGACAGGGTACTGTGGAAGCTTGGGACATTGCCTCCAGGGCTGATTACATTTTATAATCTGACACATCCTCTTCAGAAATCATGGCATGTGCTTGGATTGGGTTATAATCCAAGCATTGATAGgtcagaaattgaaaatgcagcTGTTGTCCACTATAACGGTAACATGAAGCCATGGCTGGAGTTAGCAATGACTAAATATCGACCATATTGGACCAAGTACATCAAGTATGATCATCCATACCTTCGAAATTGCAACCTAAGCGAGTGA
- the LOC133683012 gene encoding histone deacetylase complex subunit SAP18-like: MAGMAEMHVLYCFGFSTKVGEHHSKEDFAVRGKEPKDEVQIYTWKDATLHELTDLVREVTPAAKRRNARLSFAFIFPDTNDRFVVREVGKTDSHRNGKLDDNKALAQLGFQIGDYLDAAIL, encoded by the exons ATGGCGGGAATGGCAGAAAT GCATGTACTTTATTGCTTCGGTTTTTCTACCAAG GTTGGAGAACATCATAGCAAGGAGGATTTTGCTGTGAGAGGCAAGGAGCCGAAAGACGAGGTTCAGATTTATACATGGAAGGATGCTACTCTTCACGAGTTAACTGATCTT GTCAGAGAGGTGACACCAGCAGCTAAGAGAAGAAATGCAAGACTGTCCTTTGCTTTCATATTTCCTGATACAAATGATCGTTTTGTTGTAAGAGAG GTGGGCAAGACCGATTCTCATAGAAATGGGAAGTTAGATGACAACAAAGCATTGGCTCAGCTTGGCTTCCAG ATCGGAGATTACTTGGATGCGGCAATTCTATAG
- the LOC133683130 gene encoding gibberellin 20 oxidase 1-like: MPIDCFPSNMTIMPPPPRAPPPPPPEPLVFDASILQHQANLPSQFIWPDHEKPCLEPPELAIPPIDFGSFLTGDPLAVSKLAQQVNEACKKHGFFVIVNHGVDSKLIAKAHEGMNMFFGKQLSEKPVQRKIGEQYGYASSFTGRFSSKLPWKETLSFRYCADNQSSNIVQEYFLNVMGEEFKQFGKVYQEYCEAMNTLSLGIMELLGVSLGVGNEYFRDFFEGNDSIMRLNYYPPCQKPELTLGTGPHCDPTSLTILHQDHVSGLQVFVEEKWHSVTPDPEAFVVNIGDTFMALSNGIFKSCLHRAVVNNVTVRKSLAFFLCPKMDKVVKPPNTLVGYKNPRVYPDFTWPALSEFTQKHYRADMKTLDVFTTWLQQKNNCGGTKNASSC, translated from the exons ATGCCCATTGATTGTTTCCCTTCAAACATGACAATTAtgcctcctcctcctcgagctcctcctcctcctcctccagagCCATTAGTATTTGATGCTTCAATCCTTCAACACCAAGCCAACTTACCCTCTCAGTTCATTTGGCCTGACCACGAAAAACCATGCCTTGAACCCCCCGAACTTGCAATCCCTCCGATTGATTTTGGAAGCTTCCTCACTGGAGATCCTTTGGCGGTCTCAAAACTTGCCCAGCAAGTAAATGAGGCATGCAAGAAGCATGGTTTCTTTGTAATTGTTAATCATGGTGTTGACTCAAAGCTTATAGCTAAAGCTCATGAGGGTATGAACATGTTCTTTGGTAAGCAGCTCTCGGAGAAGCCAGTTCAAAGGAAGATAGGAGAGCAATATGGGTATGCCAGTAGCTTCACTGGAAGATTCTCCTCCAAGCTTCCTTGGAAAGAAACACTTTCTTTCAGATATTGTGCTGACAATCAGTCCTCTAACATCGTCCAAGAATACTTCTTGAATGTAATGGGAGAAGAATTCAAACAGTTCGG gAAGGTGTACCAAGAATATTGTGAAGCCATGAACACTCTTTCCCTTGGAATTATGGAGCTATTAGGAGTAAGTCTAGGAGTTGGAAACGAATATTTTAGAGATTTCTTCGAAGGAAATGATTCAATAATGAGACTAAATTACTACCCTCCTTGCCAAAAACCGGAATTAACTCTTGGCACTGGGCCTCACTGTGATCCTACATCCTTAACAATTCTTCATCAAGATCATGTCAGTGGCCTTCAAGTGTTCGTCGAAGAAAAATGGCACTCCGTTACTCCTGATCCGGAAGCTTTCGTCGTTAACATTGGTGACACATTCATG GCTCTATCAAATGGCATTTTCAAGAGTTGCTTGCATAGAGCAGTGGTAAATAACGTAACAGTAAGGAAATCCCTCGCTTTCTTTCTATGTCCAAAAATGGACAAGGTGGTGAAGCCACCAAATACTTTGGTCGGCTATAAAAATCCAAGGGTATATCCGGACTTCACATGGCCAGCTTTGTCAGAATTCACACAAAAACATTACAGGGCTGACATGAAAACCCTAGATGTCTTCACAACATGgcttcaacaaaaaaacaactgcGGGGGTACCAAAAATGCTTCTTCCTGTTAA